ccagcaTGGGATcaccatgaagactgcagcatgcctcataaattaccagcatatggaagtcatcatgaagactgcagcatgcctcatatattaccagcaTGGGAGTcaccatgaagactgcagcatgcctcataatTACCAGCATGGGAAGTCCCAttaagactgcagcatgcctcatatattaccagcaTGGTGAAGTcaccatgaagactgcagcatgcctctaTATTACCATATGGTGAGTcaccatgaagactgcagcatgcctcatatattaccagatGGTGAAtcatcatgaagactgcagcatgcctcatatattaccagcaTGGTGATtcatcatgaagactgcagcatgctcATATATTACCAGCATGGTGAGTCActcatgaagactgcagcatgcctcatatattaccagtagGTGAGTcacatgaagactgcagcatgcctcatatattaccagtggtgagtcatcatgaagacCTGCAGCAtcctcatatattaccagtatggtgagtcatcatgaagactgcagcatgcctcatatattaccagtatggtgagttcatcatgaagactgcagcatgcctcataatTACCAGCATGGGAAGTCACCATGAGAGACTAGCATGCCTCATATATCCCAGCTGGGAGTcaccatgaagactgcagcatgcctcatatattaccagcaTGGGAGTcaccatgaagactgcagcatgcctcatatattaccagcatgggagtcatcatgaagactgcagcatccTCATATTTACCAGCATGGGAATCACCATAAGACTGCACTGCCTCATATTACCAGTATGTGAGTcaccatgaagactgcagcatgcccaTATATTACCAGATATGGGAGTcaccatgaagactgcagcatgcctcatatattaccagtatggtagtcaccatgaagactgcagcatgcctcatatattaccagatgtgaagtcaccatgaagactgcagcatgcctcatatattaccagctATGGTGAGTcacatgaagactgcagcatgcctcatatattaccagcaTGGTAAGTcaccatgaagactgcagcatgcctcatatattaccatcatggtgagtcatcatgaagactgcagcatgcctcatattaCCAGATTGAGTcaccatgaagactgcagcatgcctcatatattaccagcaTGGTGAGTcaccatgaagactgcagcatgcctcatacaTTACCAGCATGGGAagtcatcatgaagactgcagcgtgcctcatatattaccagtatggtgagtcaccatgaagactgcagcatgcctcatatattaccagcatggtgagtcatcatgaagactgtagcatgcctcatatattaccagtagGGTGAGtccatgaagactgcagcatgcctcatatattaccagtatggtgagtcatcatgaagactgcagcatgcctcatatattaccagtatggtgagtcatcatgaagactgcagcatgcctcatatattaccagatGGTGAGTCACCATGAAGACTgagcatgcctcatatattaccagatggtgagtcatcatgaagactgcagcatgcctcatatattaccagtatggtgaGTCACCATGAAGACTgagcatgcctcatatattaccagtgGGAGTCACCATGAAGACTGCAGCGATCCTCATATATTACCAGATGGTGAGTcaccatgaagactgcagcatgcctcatatattaccagatTGGAAGTcaccatgaagactgcagcatgcctcatatattaccagatGGGAAGtccatgaagactgcagcatgcctcatatattaccagtatgtGGAAGTCActcatgaagactgcagcatgcctcatatattaccagcaTGGTGAGTcaccatgaagactgcagcatgcctcatatattaccagcaTGGGAAGTcaccatgaagactgcagcatgcctcatatattaccagatggtgagtcatcatgaagactgcagcatgcctcatatattaccagcatggtgagtcatcatgaagactagcatgcctcatatattaccagatGGTGAGTcaccatgaagactgcagcatgcctcatatattaccagatGGTGAGTcaccatgaagactgcagcatgcctcataatTACCAGTATTGGAGTCTCATGAAGACTGCAGTGCCTCATAATTACCATATGGTAGTcacatgaagactgcagcatgcctcatatattaccagatggtgagtcatcatgaaactgagcatgcctcatatattaccagcatggaagtcatcatgaagactgcagcatgcctcatatattaccagtatggtgagtcccatgaagactgcagcatgcctcatacaTTACCAGCAATGGTGAGTCCATGAAGACTGcacatgcctcatatattaccagcatggtgagtcatcatgaagactgtacatgcctcatatattaccagatGGAAGTcaccatgaagactgcagcatgcctcatatattacagCATAGTGGAGTcaccatgaagactgcagcatgcctcatatattaccagcaTGGTGATtcatcatgaagactgcagctgcctcatatattaccagtatggtgaGTCACCCATGAAGACTGCcacatgcctcatatattaccaatGGTGATGTCATCATGAGACTGAGCTCCCTCATAATTACCAGCATGGAAGTCAGCATGaaactgcagcatgcctcatatattaccagtatggtgagtcaccatgaagactgcagcatgcctcaatATTACCACatggtgagtcatcatgaagactgcagcatgcctcatatattaccagtatggtgaagtcatcatgaagactgcagcatgcctcatatattcCAGTATGGGAGTCACCATGAAGACTGCagatgcctcatatattaccagtatgggaagtcaccatgaagactgcagcatccTCATATATTACCAGATGGAAGTcaccatgaagactgcagcatgcctcatatattaccagtatggtgaGTCACATAAAgatgcagcatgcctcatatattaccagtatggaagtcaccatgaagactgcagcatgcctcatatattaccagtatgggaagtcaccatgaagactgcagcatgcctcatatattaccagcaTGGGAAGTcaccatgaagactgcagcatgcctctaTATTACCAGCATGGGAAGTcaccatgaagactgcagcatgcctcatatattaccagcaTGGGAAGTcaccatgaagactgcagcatgcctcatatattaccagcaTGGGAAGTcaccatgaagactgcagcatgcctcatatattaccagtatgggaagtcaccatgaagactgcagcatgcctcatatattaccagcaTGGGAAGTcaccatgaagactgcagcatgcctcatatattaccagcaTGGGAAGTcaccatgaagactgcagcatgcctcatatattaccaatGGGAagtcatcatgaagactgcagcgtgcctcatatattaccagcaTGTGAGTCATCATGAAACTgtagcatgcctcatatattaccacaTGGGAAGTcaccatgaagactgcagcatgcctcatatattaccagcaTGGTAGTCActcatgaagactgcagcatgcctcaatTTACCAGATGGGAGTCATCATGAAGCTGCAGCTGCCTCATATTACCAGTATGGTGAGTcaccatgaagactgcagcatgcctcatatttACCAGCatggtgagtcatcatgaagactagcatgcctcatatattacccaTGGAagtcatcatgaagactgcagcatgcctcatatattaccagtatggtgagtcaccatgaagactgcagcatgcctcatacaTTACCAGCATGGGAAGTcaccatgaagactgcagcatgcctcatatattaccagcatggtgagtcatcatgaagactgcagcatgcctcatatattaccagcaTGGGAAGTcaccatgaagactgcagcatgcctcatatattaccagcaTGGGAAGTcaccatgaagactgcagcatgcctcatatattacccatggtgagtcatcatgaagactgcagctgcctcatatattaccagtatggtgagtcaccatgaagactgcagcatgcctcatatattcACCAGCATgtgagtcatcatgaagactgAGCATGCCCTCATATATTACCAGCATGGTAagtcatcatgaagactgcagcatgcctcatatattaccaagTATGTGAGTcaccatgaagactgcagcatgcctcataatTACCAGCATGGGAGTcaccatgaagactgcagcatgcctcatatattaccagtatgggaagtcaccatgaagactgcagcatgcctcatatattaccagtatgggaagtcaccatgaagactgcagcatgcctcatatattaccagtatgggaagtcaccatgaagactgcagcatgcctcatatattaccagatGGGAAGTcaccatgaagactgcagcatgcctcatatattaccagtatgggaagtcaccatgaagactgcagcatgatGCCTCATATATTCAACAGTATGAGTCCCCATGaaactgcagcatgcctcatatattaccagatGGTAAGTcaccatgaagactgcagcatgcctcatatattaccagtatgtGGAGTCCCATGAAGACTgccatgcctcatatattaccagtatggtgagtcatcatgaagactgcagcatgcctcatatattaccagaaTGGGAGTcaccatgaagactgcagcatgcctcatatattaccagtatggGAGTCAGAAATGAACTCAGCATGCCATATATTACCAGCATGGGAGTcccatgaagactgcagcatgcctcatatattaccagtatgAAGTTCACcagaagactgcagcatgcctcatatattaccagtatgggaagtcaccatgaagactgcagcatgcctcatatattaccagcaTGGGAAGTcaccatgaagactgcagcatgcctcatatattaccagtatggtgagtcatcatgaagactgcagcatgcctcataatTACCAGCATGGGAAGTCACCATgaactgcagcatgcctcatatattaccagtatggAAGTCACCATGAAgcactgcagcatgcctcataatTACCAGCATGGAGTcacatgaagactgcagcatgcctcatatattaccagtatggAGAGTCACGATaaactgcagcatgcctcataatTACCATCATGGAAGTcaccatgaagactgcagcatgcctcatatattaccagtatgggaagtcaccatgaagactgcagcatgcctcatacaTTACCAGCATGGGAAGTCACCATGATGTGATACAATCTAAAACAACATTCTCAACATCGTCAGAGAGCTGACCTAGAAGAGCGAGTCGGTCCTTTGCCATGGTGAGATTGCTGATCATCTTAGTTTGAAGCCTCTTTGAACGATCACTATGTTCTCCTAAAGTGAAAGTGAAAGATGGTACCTGGTCAACAGCCACAACACAAACAACCTGATATTAACTTGAAAGATAATGAGGTAGGAATTAGCTTACCTTGTCCTGTGACTTCAATAGCAATCCCCCTTTGAAGCTCTGCAATGCCTTTCTGATACCACTGGATTGCCTCCTCCTTGACACCTGCCATAACAAACCCACAGGCtcagtcacacagagagagagagtagacagaaagacagacatacAAACACTCCCAGTGTGCCATTGCATATGCTTGCATACAGTTACACAACATGTATGATTGGCTTCGATGCAACCAAGAGTTTTGACATTGTAAAACTCTCTTGGATTCATCGAAGCTAATGTATGATAAAcatatacaatatatattttttttaaagttaagGAGATGCATTCAACCTTTGTCATCTTCGTCGATCTTTAGTGCCACGGATATGTATTCAAATGCTCGTTTATGGTAGTTTCTAATGATTTCTCCGTTGTCCTTGCTGTCCCCCGCTCCAACTTTGGCCGACATGGTAGTGAAATAATGTACAACCAGTTACAGTCGCTAGCTACATCAGATTCTCAAATACAGAAGTAAACCGAGAGAACTATACACCAGAAAAGGGCGTCAGCGTCCTCAGCAATGTATTATTATATCTCTAACCATTTTTATATACGACAGATGATCGTAAACGTGTCTATTTTACAATAATAACAAAACCAATGTAAAGACCCAGTCCACACAGTTGCAGGACATCGGTGTTTTGTTGGAACAGGAAGTTGGAGTTACGCATGCGTGGAACTACCGCACTTGTCAAACATTTAAACAAGATCCTAAATACGGTAATAAGTGTATATAAGAAAATATAATGTATTTCAGTCACGTAAATCGATAAGCACCGACAGTAGATAAATAGTGTGGAAGTTTACCGTGGCATACCAAAAGTAATGTAATATTCGTTGTTTTTAGAAATAACGGGGGAAGACGCGAAGCGAGGGGGATAACTgggcccaaaatctgtcttctccaaGTTCACTTTTTTCCTCCGCTCAACAAGCGGCGAGTTTTTGTATGGAGATCAATGAGTGTCGCGTTTGGTTAATTAAACACAATTTAATGGTTTATTTGTTACTTGTGGCTTATTTAATCGAATACAAGTTTCGTAATGTTTAGGTtcttacgagtgtactgatataaatAGGATAAGTGACATCCCgccaactttgagaaaaaaaaacactttatatcggagATCTTCCCGTTGTTCAAGCgcatatctgccctctcattggctggaatggtcccacctgatcttgcgtCCTCCCGACTGCCTTCCATTTCTAAAGACATTTATTTTCATTATTAGAGCGGTCATTTGAGCATCTGGTCAATATAATAGATAATCTGTGGAACTGCGTTCAGAAATGCCAGTACTAGCCCTTTAAAAGTCACATTTCCGGAATTTGGATAGCCAATCAAAGCGCCTAATTTTCTGACGACTGCTCGGTTAGTTCTCTCTGGCTGTTTGTTGTTTCGGCGGCGACATCAATTTAGGAACCAACATAAACCATGGCAGAAGGTAACCAAAGATACGATTATACTAATATCTAACGCCTAAGATCATGTAGCAAATATTTATTTGAAGCGGGTTTCAGATTTATAAGCGTTTTTAGAAACCGAAGATTAGAGACCACGtcgagtagctagcaagctaacattagctagctcatAGTTGGCGACTTGTCCAGTGTTGGGGAGTAATGAACAATTAACGTTACATGTATATAGAAAATATCAACGAAACAATTTCGAAgattttactgtgttacagttcatataaggaaatcagttaatgtAAATAAATTGGGCACTAATACATGGATTTCAACATGAAAGGGACTACAGATCTGTTGGTCAGATACTACCTTAGAAAAAAAATAaggacaattaaaaaaaaaaaagtagctgcttggatcagaaccagtcagtatctggtgtgaccaccatttgcctcatgcagtgcaacacatctcCTCCTTTGTATAGAGTTGATGAatctgttgattgtggaatgttgtcccactcgtcttcaatggctgtgtaaaGTTGCTGGAATTTTGAATTACATATTTGGAATGTGgccaaaatagctttttaccacctgaggaacattgccaaggtgcagctgtttctctctcgggctgatacagagagactcctccatgcttttattacaagcaggcttgactactgtaatgctctcctgtctggtctacccaggAAAGctattggtcaactgcaaaacatacagtatgctgcagcgtgggtactgaccaagatcagatggagagcacacattacactggttttaaggtctctgcactggctgcctgtgagttttagaatatATTTGAAGAttattctattggtttttaaatcaatccatgaTTGTGCACCACAATACATGTCAGACGTgctttaagttatgtacccagtaggtccctcaggtcctctggccttataactatcccaaagcctaggaccaagaggcagccttctaactatcccaaagcctaggaccaagaggcatggagagacagccttttaactatcccaaagcctaggaccaagaggcatggagagacagccttttaactatcccaaagcctaggaccaagaggcatggagagacagccttcagttattatgcccccagcctctggaacagCCTGCCAGAGGACCTGATGGGGGGccaagagacatggagagacagccttttaactatcccaaagcctcggaccaagaggcatggagagacagcctttagttattatgcccccagcctctggaacacTGCCAGAGACCTGATGGGGGGgccagagacatggagagacagctttagttattatgcccgcAGCCTCTGGAACACGCCTGCCAGAGGACCTATGGGGGCCAAGAGACATGAGAGaacagcctttagttattatgcccgcAGCCTCTGGAACAGCCTGCCAGAGGACCTGATGGGGGGccaagagacatggagagacagcctttagttattatgcccccagcctctggaacagcctgccagagaacctgatgGGGGGccaagagacatggagagacagcctttagttattatgcccacAGCCTCTGGAACAGCCTGCCAGAGGACCTGATGGGGCTGAATCTGTGGACATGTTTAGAAGAGATCTTAAAAGACACCTTTTTAgatttgcttttccttagggtgctttttaaTAGTTCATTTTTTTTATCctctgttgtgtagtaaatatctATGTTTTTATTTTCATAGTTATTTTTATTAGTTTTTTCCTGAAGTAACTTTAGTTCAGTAAACTGTATTTTTCTTAAGGATggctttagtgtagcttaacttcttccagtgtgaagtcatTTCCTTCCCCAACCCCGCCCCCAACCCCGCCGTCGTCATATACAGCTGACAGAGACTAGCTACTAGAATCAATTCCATCTGTTTTCTGCAGATGGTTGGTTGCTTTGACATCCTAGATCAGAACAGAGACTAATGCCATGCTATCATAGAAATAGAACAGCTAAGTCGCTTTGTTTCAAGCCCTGACTTGGATACCTGATCAACACCTTTTCCCTTTTTACTCACATTGTGTTTTGTTGACATTCAGATCACACGGGCATGGATCAGAGCATGGAGAGTCATACAGCTGTAAGTTACTGTACTGTGTGTTGAATCCGCGTCTGGGTTTACAGGAGACGTTGAATATGGCGATTCTCCTTTAAGCCCAGGAAGCAGCCATTCAACAGATTTTCAAGCTTAATAAATGTCCAAATACGTTTTGGTACTTACCGAAGAATGGAGTTTTGCTGAACAACTAGCGTCATTGCTACCGTTACGGCCGGTATGTACTTCCACAAAAGGATGAAATAAAAAGTTACATGCACCCGGGAAAAAAATACCTTGTCTGGAAAAATTCAAAGTATTATTTTTTGACCAAGTGTGCATGTGTCAAATCCACCTCTTCTGCACCTCCAATAAAATCACTCATTACTGCCACCCACAGGTCGGCTGATCCAGCAGCAGGAAAGGTCATTGATTTTTATCACCTACAACAACAGTGTATTAACTCATAATCTGTTTCAGCCATGCTACATGTAAGTAGATTTAGGAGACACATTTTTCCAGTGATGACGATAGTTGCTCAGAGGAACTCCATTCTTTGAACATATTTTGACATTATTAAGCTTGAAAAGCTGGTGAATGGCAAGTTGAATGGATGCTTCCTGGGTTTAAAGGAGAATCGCCATATTCAACGTCTCCTGTAAACCCATAttctggtgtgtgtgagagactgtttTAGGGAAATATTAGCCTCTGCTACAGGTTTTCACCTCAAAGTGAATGAAGCCTTGAGCTGAGGTTAGGGAAATATTAGCCCATGTTATAGACATTGATGTTACTCTCTACATGATGGGTAACTTGTGAAGCTAGGGAAATACATGCTGACATGCTTCTACATTACTCCTCCCTTCCAGAAGATCGAGGATACCGAGAGGTCCAACACAGAGAAGATGTCTAAACAGAAAGTGGATCTTCAGTCTCTCCCAACACGGGCATATCTGGACCAGACTGTGGTGCCAGTCCTTCTACAGGGGCTCTCTGTGTTAGCCAAAGAACGGTGGGCttaaataaatcaaatttaaTAAGGTCCTTTTTTTTAcgtcaaagtgctttacagatacccagcctaaaacctgaAAGAGCAAGCAATACGGAGGCAGAAGCACAATGGCTAGGGGGAAAAGACCCTAGAAGGCAGcaacctaggaagaaacatagaTGAACCAGGCTCCAATACATATCCTTTCCTTGTCTCTTATGCTGTATATCCCCAGTCTCACAACATCAGCCTGTGTTGTGTGGTTAGGCTGGGCACTGAAATAAAGAATAGATACTCGCACACTGAATAATGCCCTCGTTATTATTGGACGCTGTGCCAAATAAAACAACACGCTTCTGTATAATGGACCAATAAAGATATTATataattttatttacattttatttgtattaatcCTAGCTCTTCTCTTCCAGGCCTCATAATCCCATTGAATTTCTAGCTGCACATCTCCTCCAGAACAAGTCTCAATATGAGGACCGCATCTAACACCTCTGAAGAAACTACACTGGTCGACTTATCATCAGATACAAGCTGTGTGTTTCATTTTGCATCTGAATTGTAaagtgttctttttttttttctatactgtatgtaccgGCTGGAGTATACTGATTTCTTATTATTTTCTATTATACATGTTTGTTGAACAAACACTGTTTTTGTTTCTGTAATTGACTGTACATGTTAGTGTTACTTCCCCACATATACCCATTAAACATCCATGACTGATATCAAATGTCTGATATTCTGATTCAGAACATTCTGCATTCATAAGAGAACCAAATGTCATTGTAAGTCAAACTTTCCTCCAGTAAACTAACGATCAGCTAAATCATTGCTCGtaagcagtgcttgacttgggatgAAATAAGTTCAGGAGCTGTCATTTCCCAAATCGGTCCACTAGACTACGTTCACTGAAATTCACAAATTACGTTATGCTATATAGAGACCTCTGATTATTCACTGTTTAAGGGTTCATACACATTTTCCATTTACTTCTCCATGACTTTTAACCACATTTTCATTATAGCCTGGAAAAGATAAGCATTCTTGACATTTGAATGACTGCTGTGTCTGATCCCATGTAGGCCTACCATCTCCTACTGTTGTGCCCTTGTCAACATGTGGTCAACCCTCCATCTGGAGAGCTCCTGATTTGTGCAGGCTTGGCTTTTGATCCAGCCCCGAAACACCCAAGTCTGCCCAAGGTCCTGTTGAGCGGCTGATGTTTAGGGCTACAATGTGGTTAGAGCAGGGcttgaacaaaagcctgcacacccagtagctatcctggaggatggttgccaCCCTTGATATAAAATATTACAACCATATTATTCCCTCATTCAATGGATAAGGTAGGCTACTTCAAAACCAGGAACTGTATCTAACTAGACATGTTCACATACAATATAAGGCTCTTCTAATATGTATGTTTCAGGGGAGATCTATGCACAGAAAATTATTTGTCAATTAGGCTATTCTTATATGTTTAACCTTGTCGAATTTACATGGCTACTATTTAATTGAGGGGAATCCCAGCTTTCCAACGGTACAGATGTATTTAGGCTATCTACAGTGCTGGCGGAAAGGGGTCAACATGAATGCTTAGTTAGCTATAGTTACCTAGCGAGAACTGCTACAAGTTATGTTTTTAATTGGTTATCTAGTTAGTCTGTTGTCTGTCATTATAGTATACCTGCTGCTGAAATATCGCTTGCTCGATCCTTGGGCAACGGCCCACTCACACTGGTTCACAtccagcacacagacatgcactaaaAGGTCATTCCAATGATGGCTGATAAGTCGATTTTTTAAAGTGATTCATAATATTTTAAAAGTGTGCCTTTGTGAATTAATTTAACAAACAAAAAATTCCATGACTTAACATGACCTTACAAAACCTTATTTGACAATTTGGAACATTGCATCATGTGCGTTCAGGTTGGCGCATTTTAAATATTCGCAATCTGGAACAGCCTACTGTCCTGCACAGATTGACAGACGAGCGACCAATAAACATGAACAAATCAGAATCCGGAAATTAGTCCCCAATCTGCATTACTATTCAATGCAGATCCCGCCTTTATTGCGCATTGGTCAACCTTTTTTGCCTTGGTGTTTGAATCTGGGCCGGCGATAGGCTACTTTGTTTTATAGAAGCCCACAGATGACATATGGATACAAAAATAACTCCCTCGTTATGTCGAGATCACAATTTATTTATCTCTTGATCACGACATAACAAAAGTTGTTTTGTCAATGTCACGAGATAATTTTCTCATGATCATGACATTACAAAAATAGTTTTTTCGAGATTAACTATATAAATAGGAATATAATAATTTATGATAGATTGACAGTATGGTTGAGCCGGCAGAGCCCACTGTGGATGAGCACGTGTTTTTATTGATTGCTAAACTAGACATGTCATGCTAACATCATGCTTTCATTTGTGTTTGGTGCTCATTATCAGTTCATAAATTATAATGTTAGCAGGCCAAATGTTCCTTACCATGAGCTAAGAGCTCTTGGGGCATCTGAGCCCTAAACAATGCCTGACAGGCAACTCTGTCTCCCAGGCTGTATGCCACCCCCAAGACCAAAGCCAATCGCATGCAAGCCGCTAACTTGGCTAGTCTTGTGAGCgagctagctagcaagttagccaggTAGtcttgttagttagctagctagctatctaattaTATGTGCTAGTTGTTAGCATGCATAACTGAACtatttgtgtaaaaaaaaaaaaacaacaaaagagagaggtggtcaggtggtctttattccgtggtcaggtggtctttattccgtggtcagtggggtctttattccgtggtcagtggggtctttattccgtggtcagtggggtctttattccgtggtcagtggggtctttattccgtggtcaggtggggtCTTTACTCCGTGGTCAGTGGGGTCTTTACTCCGTGGTCAGTGGGGtatttattccgtggtcagtggggtatttattccgtggtcagtggagtctttattccgtggtcaggtgggtctttattccgtggtcaggtgggtctttaCTCCGTGGTCAGTTGGTCTTTATTCCGTCGTCAgtggggtctttattccgtggtcagtggggtctttattccgtggtcaggtgggtctttattccgtggtcaggtgggtctttattccgtggtctttattccgtggtctttattccgtggtccgGTGGTTCTTTATTCTgtggtcaggtggtctttattctgtggtcaggtggtctttattccgtggtcaggtgggtctttattccgtggtctttgttccgtggtcaggtgggtctttattccgtggtcaggtgggtctttattccgtggtctttattccgtggtcaggtgggtctttattccgtggtctttattccgtggtcaggtggtctttattACGTGGTCAGGTGGTGTTTATTCCGTGGTCTTtgttccgtggtcaggtggtctttattccgtggtc
This genomic stretch from Salvelinus namaycush isolate Seneca chromosome 4, SaNama_1.0, whole genome shotgun sequence harbors:
- the LOC120046052 gene encoding protein dpy-30 homolog isoform X1, whose amino-acid sequence is MAEDHTGMDQSMESHTAKIEDTERSNTEKMSKQKVDLQSLPTRAYLDQTVVPVLLQGLSVLAKERPHNPIEFLAAHLLQNKSQYEDRI
- the LOC120046052 gene encoding protein dpy-30 homolog isoform X2, producing the protein MAEDHTGMDQSMESHTAIEDTERSNTEKMSKQKVDLQSLPTRAYLDQTVVPVLLQGLSVLAKERPHNPIEFLAAHLLQNKSQYEDRI